In Neisseria animalis, a single window of DNA contains:
- a CDS encoding thiol:disulfide interchange protein DsbA/DsbL — protein sequence MKLKTTAVAAMTLLALAACGQKGETSVPAGDMPQNTSSAPIAAAQAPAAPQGLVEGQNYTVLANPIPQKQADKIEVLEFFGYFCPHCAHLEPVISEHVKTFQDDTYLRTEHVVWQEDMMPLARLTAALDISGEKAKANSAVFAAMIDEKINLTDENTLKQWLEGQTAFDGKKVLAAYESPESAQLADKMAELTNVHQIASTPTVIVGGKYVVKFADWHSGMQTIDMLVDKVREEQKAQ from the coding sequence ATGAAGTTGAAAACAACGGCTGTTGCCGCGATGACCCTGCTGGCACTGGCGGCCTGCGGTCAAAAAGGCGAAACCAGCGTACCGGCCGGCGATATGCCGCAAAATACTTCTTCCGCACCGATTGCTGCCGCGCAAGCTCCGGCTGCGCCGCAAGGCTTGGTGGAAGGCCAAAACTATACCGTATTGGCCAACCCGATTCCGCAAAAACAGGCGGACAAAATCGAAGTATTGGAATTTTTCGGCTATTTCTGCCCGCATTGCGCCCATTTGGAGCCGGTAATCAGCGAGCATGTGAAAACTTTCCAAGATGATACTTACCTGCGTACCGAACACGTTGTGTGGCAGGAAGACATGATGCCGTTGGCACGCCTGACCGCCGCGCTGGACATCAGCGGTGAAAAAGCCAAGGCCAACAGCGCGGTTTTTGCGGCGATGATTGACGAAAAAATCAATCTGACCGATGAAAATACGCTGAAACAATGGCTGGAAGGCCAAACCGCATTTGACGGTAAAAAAGTATTGGCGGCATACGAATCTCCGGAAAGCGCGCAACTTGCCGATAAAATGGCGGAATTGACCAATGTGCACCAAATTGCCAGCACGCCTACCGTCATCGTCGGCGGCAAATATGTGGTGAAATTTGCCGATTGGCATTCCGGTATGCAAACCATCGATATGTTGGTGGACAAAGTACGCGAAGAGCAAAAGGCACAATAA
- a CDS encoding TolC family protein — MKKYKTPIQTALSLSAVLALSACTINPKAGQVPTLAGSGHVISAAEAAERYDINGNWWETYQSPQLNALVEQALANNIDLKQAAVNVNKALYQANILGADLVPSFSGSLGASHSKNLKSGSGNNSFSSQLGLSYELDLWKRLSAAADAQVWNYQATQEDLANTRLTLANNVADAYFHIAYLNEAIELTKKSVQRYEEAARISAAKYRLGKSDSGGPTQSGQSLLGARNNLLSLQNSRDTLEQTLRNLLNLKPGEAMAAEPSQYRLLPVKGVDLNVPITVLANRPDLRAAEYRVQSALQSFAAQKRSWYPSITLGASLSTASDKASTAFNIPFLGGSAQINLPFLNWPKLKWQDKAAEADFDSAKLTFEQVLTTALNEVSTHYLNYQNAQASLRNLQQRYTLDRKNSRYYQVRYQYGKNELKDWLDALNTEYASAQNVLNQRYEALKYENMVYKAMAGRYTPK, encoded by the coding sequence ATGAAAAAATATAAAACCCCGATTCAGACGGCCTTGAGCCTCTCCGCCGTACTGGCACTGAGTGCCTGCACCATCAACCCCAAGGCCGGACAAGTACCGACGCTTGCCGGCAGCGGCCATGTCATCAGCGCGGCCGAAGCCGCCGAACGTTACGACATCAACGGCAACTGGTGGGAAACCTACCAAAGCCCGCAGCTCAACGCGCTGGTGGAGCAGGCTCTGGCCAACAACATCGATTTGAAACAGGCCGCCGTCAACGTGAACAAAGCCTTGTATCAGGCCAATATTCTGGGGGCGGATTTGGTACCGTCGTTCAGCGGCTCGCTCGGTGCCTCCCATTCGAAAAACCTGAAATCCGGCAGCGGCAATAATAGTTTCAGCAGCCAGCTCGGACTCAGCTACGAACTGGATTTGTGGAAACGCCTGAGTGCCGCCGCCGATGCACAGGTATGGAACTACCAAGCCACGCAGGAAGATTTGGCCAACACGCGCCTGACGCTGGCAAACAACGTCGCCGATGCCTACTTCCACATCGCCTACCTCAACGAAGCCATTGAACTGACAAAGAAATCCGTGCAGCGTTACGAAGAAGCCGCCCGCATTTCAGCCGCCAAATACCGTCTCGGCAAATCCGACTCCGGCGGGCCGACACAGTCCGGCCAATCGCTGTTGGGCGCGCGCAACAACCTGCTGTCGCTGCAAAACAGCCGCGATACGCTGGAGCAAACCCTGCGCAACCTGCTGAACCTGAAACCCGGCGAAGCCATGGCCGCCGAGCCGTCGCAATACCGTCTGCTGCCGGTCAAAGGGGTGGATTTGAACGTGCCGATAACCGTACTGGCTAACCGGCCCGACCTGCGCGCCGCCGAATACCGCGTGCAGTCGGCCCTGCAATCGTTCGCCGCGCAAAAACGCAGCTGGTATCCGAGCATCACCTTGGGTGCATCGCTGAGCACGGCATCCGATAAAGCCTCCACCGCATTCAATATTCCGTTTTTAGGCGGATCGGCGCAAATCAACCTGCCTTTCCTCAACTGGCCGAAACTGAAATGGCAGGACAAAGCCGCCGAAGCGGATTTCGACAGCGCGAAACTTACGTTCGAGCAAGTGCTGACCACCGCGCTCAACGAGGTCAGCACCCATTACCTCAATTACCAAAACGCCCAAGCCTCCCTGCGCAACCTGCAGCAGCGTTACACACTCGACCGGAAAAACAGCCGCTATTACCAAGTGCGCTACCAATACGGTAAAAACGAGCTGAAAGACTGGCTGGACGCACTCAACACCGAATACGCCTCCGCGCAAAACGTGCTGAACCAACGTTACGAAGCCTTGAAATACGAAAACATGGTGTATAAAGCCATGGCGGGGCGTTATACGCCGAAGTAG
- a CDS encoding carbon starvation CstA family protein, with product MKALKSFLIWGLVVCAGVMAFATLAFSRGEPISAVWLVVAAISVYCIAYRFYSLYICKNILELNERRLTPAERHNNGVDYVPTDKKVLFGHHFAAIAGAGPLVGPVLASQMGYLPGTLWIIFGVVLAGAVQDMMVLFVSMRRDGKSLGEIIKQELGATAGIIASIGILMIMIIITSVLALIVVKALTHSPWGTFTIMATVPIALIMGFYARFIRPGKLGEIAIVGFIAMMSAVIFGDHVAQSPIGHWFDLNGVQLAVFIMLYGAVSSLLPVWFLMTPRDYLATFLKIGTIIALAIGIIVVGPELKMPAVTHFIDGTGPVFSGKLFPFLFITIACGAVSGFHALISSGTTPKMIANETHVRPIGYGGMLMESFVAMMALAAACSLDPGVYFAMNSPAALIGTDVNTAAHVITTQLNIPADAAVLAQTAKEVGEQTILSRAGGAPTLAVGMAHIMSSLIPGEAMMAFWYHFALLFEAMFILTAVDAGTRTSRFMFQDLLGTFVKPLGTGRGMASNVVATCLAVGSWGYFLYTGVTDPLGGINSLWPLFGIGNQMLAGIALIMAAVVLVKMKKERYVWVPVIPAVGLLIVTAVASMQKLFDADPHISFLAHAAQYREAAARGEVLAPAKDLAQMGQIVLNDYVNSALCASFMLVVVLVAVYGLSVALKARKIGWATAKEVPAVYRDEVAHHETAA from the coding sequence ATGAAAGCGTTAAAATCGTTTCTGATATGGGGCTTGGTGGTTTGCGCGGGGGTGATGGCTTTTGCCACGCTGGCATTCAGCCGCGGCGAACCCATCAGCGCCGTTTGGCTGGTGGTTGCCGCCATATCGGTTTACTGCATTGCCTATCGTTTTTACAGTCTGTATATCTGTAAAAATATTTTGGAATTGAATGAACGCAGATTAACTCCGGCGGAGCGGCACAATAACGGTGTGGATTATGTGCCGACTGATAAAAAAGTTTTGTTCGGCCACCATTTTGCCGCCATTGCGGGCGCGGGTCCGCTGGTCGGCCCTGTGCTGGCTTCGCAAATGGGCTATCTGCCGGGTACGCTGTGGATTATCTTCGGCGTGGTTTTGGCCGGTGCGGTGCAGGATATGATGGTACTGTTTGTTTCAATGCGCCGTGACGGTAAGTCTTTGGGCGAAATCATCAAGCAGGAGTTGGGGGCGACCGCCGGCATCATCGCCTCCATCGGTATTCTGATGATTATGATCATCATCACATCTGTTTTGGCTCTGATTGTGGTGAAAGCACTGACCCACAGCCCGTGGGGGACGTTTACCATTATGGCAACCGTACCGATTGCGCTGATTATGGGTTTTTATGCGCGCTTTATCCGTCCGGGCAAGCTGGGCGAAATCGCAATCGTCGGCTTTATTGCGATGATGAGTGCGGTGATTTTCGGCGACCATGTGGCGCAAAGTCCTATCGGCCACTGGTTTGACTTGAACGGTGTGCAACTGGCCGTATTCATTATGCTCTACGGTGCGGTGTCTTCCCTCTTGCCGGTATGGTTTTTGATGACGCCGCGCGACTATCTGGCGACTTTCCTGAAAATCGGTACGATTATCGCGCTCGCCATCGGTATTATTGTGGTCGGCCCTGAATTGAAAATGCCGGCGGTAACGCATTTCATCGACGGAACCGGTCCGGTATTTTCCGGCAAATTGTTCCCGTTCCTGTTTATTACCATCGCCTGCGGTGCGGTATCCGGTTTCCATGCGTTGATTTCTTCCGGTACTACGCCGAAAATGATTGCCAATGAAACCCATGTCCGCCCGATCGGTTACGGCGGTATGCTGATGGAAAGTTTTGTGGCGATGATGGCTCTGGCGGCGGCTTGTTCGCTCGATCCGGGCGTATATTTCGCCATGAACAGCCCTGCCGCACTCATCGGTACGGATGTCAATACGGCCGCCCATGTCATCACTACCCAGCTGAATATTCCGGCAGATGCCGCAGTATTGGCGCAGACGGCAAAAGAAGTGGGCGAGCAAACCATTCTCTCCCGCGCAGGCGGTGCGCCGACTTTGGCCGTGGGTATGGCGCACATCATGAGCAGTCTGATTCCCGGCGAGGCGATGATGGCGTTTTGGTACCATTTCGCGCTGTTGTTTGAAGCCATGTTTATCCTGACGGCGGTTGATGCCGGTACGCGTACTTCGCGTTTTATGTTTCAGGATTTGCTGGGCACATTTGTCAAACCTTTGGGTACGGGGCGCGGTATGGCCTCCAATGTGGTGGCAACCTGCTTGGCGGTCGGCTCTTGGGGTTATTTCCTTTACACCGGCGTAACCGACCCGCTGGGCGGCATCAACTCCTTGTGGCCGCTGTTCGGTATCGGCAACCAAATGTTGGCGGGTATCGCGCTGATTATGGCGGCTGTGGTGCTGGTGAAGATGAAAAAAGAGCGTTATGTGTGGGTACCCGTCATTCCGGCAGTCGGTTTGCTGATTGTGACCGCCGTAGCCTCCATGCAGAAGCTGTTTGATGCCGATCCGCATATCAGTTTCCTTGCCCACGCGGCGCAATACCGCGAAGCGGCGGCACGGGGCGAAGTGCTTGCTCCGGCAAAAGATTTGGCGCAAATGGGGCAGATTGTACTCAATGACTATGTCAATTCGGCATTGTGCGCGTCATTTATGCTGGTGGTGGTATTGGTGGCCGTGTACGGTTTGTCCGTTGCACTGAAAGCACGCAAAATCGGCTGGGCAACCGCCAAAGAAGTTCCAGCCGTTTACCGTGACGAGGTAGCCCATCATGAAACTGCCGCATAA
- a CDS encoding peptide chain release factor 3, whose product MSEILDQVRRRRTFAIISHPDAGKTTLTEKLLLFSGAIQSAGTVKGKKTGKFATSDWMEIEKQRGISVASSVMQFDYKDHTVNLLDTPGHQDFSEDTYRVLTAVDSALMVIDAAKGVEAQTIKLLNVCRLRNTPIVTFMNKYDREVRDSLELLDEVENILKIRCAPVTWPIGMGKNFKGVYSILNDEVYLFEAGGEKLPHEFDVIKGIDNPELEARFPLEIQQLRDEIELVQAASNEFDLDEFLAGELTPVFFGSAINNFGIQEILNSLIDWAPAPKGRDATVRMVEPSEEKFSGFVFKIQANMDPKHRDRIAFLRVCSGKFERGMKMKHLRINRDIAASSVVTFMSHDRELVEEAFAGDIIGIPNHGNIQIGDSFSEGEQLAFTGIPFFAPELFRSVRIKNPLKIKQLQKGLQQLGEEGAVQVFKPHSGADLILGAVGVLQFEVVTSRLAAEYGVEAVFDNASIWSARWVSCDDKKKLAEFEKANAGNLAIDAGGNLTYLAPNRVNLGLTQERWPDIVFHETREHAVNLNA is encoded by the coding sequence ATGTCCGAAATCTTAGACCAAGTGCGCCGCCGCCGCACGTTTGCCATCATTTCCCACCCCGACGCGGGTAAAACCACGCTTACCGAAAAGCTGCTGCTGTTTTCGGGTGCGATTCAGAGCGCGGGTACGGTGAAGGGCAAGAAAACCGGCAAGTTCGCCACTTCCGACTGGATGGAAATCGAGAAGCAACGCGGCATTTCCGTGGCTTCGTCGGTGATGCAGTTCGACTATAAAGACCATACCGTCAATCTTTTGGATACACCGGGCCACCAAGATTTCTCGGAAGACACCTATCGCGTTCTGACTGCGGTGGACAGTGCATTGATGGTTATCGATGCGGCCAAAGGCGTGGAGGCGCAAACCATCAAGCTCTTAAACGTCTGCCGCCTGCGCAATACGCCGATTGTCACCTTTATGAACAAATACGACCGCGAAGTGCGCGATTCGCTGGAATTGCTCGACGAAGTGGAAAATATTCTGAAAATCCGCTGCGCGCCGGTAACTTGGCCGATCGGCATGGGCAAAAACTTCAAGGGCGTGTATTCGATTCTGAACGACGAAGTGTATTTGTTTGAAGCGGGCGGCGAGAAACTGCCGCACGAGTTTGACGTAATCAAGGGCATAGACAATCCTGAGTTGGAAGCGCGTTTTCCGTTGGAAATCCAACAGTTGCGTGATGAAATCGAGTTGGTTCAGGCCGCGTCGAACGAGTTTGATTTGGACGAATTTCTGGCGGGCGAACTGACGCCCGTGTTCTTCGGTTCGGCAATTAACAATTTCGGCATTCAGGAAATTTTAAATTCGCTCATCGACTGGGCTCCCGCGCCGAAAGGACGCGATGCGACCGTGCGCATGGTAGAGCCGTCTGAAGAAAAATTCTCCGGATTTGTGTTTAAAATCCAAGCCAATATGGATCCGAAACACCGCGACCGCATCGCCTTTTTGCGCGTCTGCTCCGGCAAATTCGAGCGCGGCATGAAGATGAAGCATTTGCGTATCAACCGCGACATCGCCGCTTCCAGCGTGGTAACGTTTATGTCGCACGACCGCGAGCTGGTGGAAGAAGCCTTTGCGGGCGACATCATCGGTATTCCCAACCACGGCAACATCCAAATCGGCGACAGCTTTTCCGAAGGCGAGCAGCTGGCGTTTACCGGCATTCCGTTTTTCGCGCCGGAGCTGTTCCGCAGCGTGCGTATTAAAAACCCGCTGAAAATCAAGCAGCTGCAAAAAGGCTTGCAGCAGTTGGGCGAAGAAGGCGCAGTACAGGTATTCAAACCGCACAGCGGCGCGGATTTGATTTTGGGCGCGGTGGGCGTGTTGCAGTTTGAAGTGGTTACTTCGCGTTTGGCGGCGGAATACGGCGTGGAGGCCGTATTTGACAACGCTTCGATTTGGTCGGCGCGCTGGGTGTCGTGTGATGACAAGAAAAAACTGGCCGAATTTGAAAAAGCCAACGCGGGCAATCTTGCCATCGATGCCGGCGGCAACCTGACTTATCTTGCCCCCAACCGTGTAAATCTGGGGCTGACGCAGGAACGCTGGCCGGACATCGTATTCCACGAAACGCGCGAACACGCGGTGAATTTGAACGCGTAA
- a CDS encoding biotin transporter BioY yields the protein MMNQVSVVKHWADANRTTAFWLKTALGANLIAVLAQFSIPLPFVSITGQSLAVTLVGFALGRKAGVAAVLLYLLEGVMGMPVFANGKAGLGVLMGPSGGYLIGFIAMAYILGRASDKGVLKSAWKSVAAALVATAVMFVFGLVQLSFFVPGGQVLEYGLYPFIAGGIVKAVLASVLVVPAYRFFRKF from the coding sequence ATGATGAACCAAGTATCAGTCGTCAAGCATTGGGCTGACGCAAACCGAACCACTGCGTTTTGGTTGAAAACCGCTTTGGGCGCGAACCTGATTGCCGTGTTGGCACAATTCTCCATTCCGTTGCCGTTTGTTTCCATTACAGGGCAGTCGCTGGCCGTTACGCTGGTCGGCTTCGCACTCGGACGCAAAGCAGGCGTGGCGGCAGTATTGCTGTATTTGCTGGAAGGGGTGATGGGTATGCCCGTATTCGCCAACGGCAAAGCAGGTTTGGGTGTGTTGATGGGGCCTTCCGGCGGTTATCTCATCGGCTTTATCGCCATGGCGTATATTCTGGGCCGGGCGAGTGATAAAGGTGTGTTGAAATCGGCTTGGAAAAGCGTGGCGGCAGCATTGGTTGCCACGGCTGTCATGTTTGTATTCGGGCTGGTTCAGCTTTCGTTTTTCGTACCGGGCGGTCAGGTATTGGAATACGGTTTGTATCCCTTTATCGCGGGCGGTATCGTGAAGGCTGTTTTGGCGAGCGTGCTGGTGGTGCCGGCCTACCGCTTTTTCCGTAAGTTTTAA
- a CDS encoding efflux RND transporter periplasmic adaptor subunit: MHKATKWMITAAAAGAIAFAAWSYFNPKEEINYLTEPVGRMDIRQTVTATGEISADKLVNVGAEASGQIKKLYVKIGQQVQAGDMIAEIDSRTQTNTLNTKRAELDTYQAKLVSAQIALKSAQTQYRREKALWKEDATSKESLENAENSLASAKAAVEEIRSSIRQTQIAINTAEKELGDTKIVAPSDGTVVSIPVEEGQTVNAAQTTPTIVQLADLSVMLNKMQIAEGDISKVKAGMPVSFTVLSEPDNVRTDELDSVDPGLTTMSQGSYSASTDTTSTAIYYYARSTVPNADGSLHIGMTTENTITVKESKNVLSVPTLAVKQQNGKRFVRVLNENREPVEKEITVGLSDGTNTEVTGGLNEGEHVIVSEADPSQPPANMRGPRPRM; encoded by the coding sequence ATGCACAAAGCCACCAAATGGATGATTACTGCGGCAGCAGCAGGCGCGATAGCCTTTGCAGCTTGGTCGTATTTCAACCCCAAAGAAGAAATCAACTATCTGACCGAGCCGGTCGGCCGCATGGACATCCGCCAAACGGTAACAGCAACGGGCGAGATTTCCGCCGACAAGCTGGTTAATGTCGGTGCGGAAGCAAGCGGTCAGATTAAGAAACTGTATGTCAAAATCGGGCAGCAGGTTCAGGCGGGCGACATGATTGCTGAAATCGATTCGCGCACCCAAACCAATACGCTGAACACCAAACGCGCCGAGCTGGATACTTACCAAGCCAAACTCGTTTCCGCGCAAATCGCGCTTAAGTCGGCGCAAACGCAATACAGGCGCGAAAAAGCGTTGTGGAAAGAAGACGCCACTTCCAAAGAAAGTCTGGAAAACGCCGAAAACTCGCTGGCCTCTGCCAAGGCGGCGGTGGAGGAAATCAGGTCTTCCATCAGGCAAACCCAAATTGCCATCAATACTGCCGAAAAAGAATTGGGCGACACCAAAATTGTCGCGCCTTCCGACGGTACGGTGGTGTCTATTCCGGTTGAAGAAGGCCAGACGGTGAATGCCGCGCAAACTACGCCCACCATTGTCCAGCTTGCCGATTTGAGCGTGATGCTGAACAAGATGCAGATTGCCGAAGGCGACATCAGCAAGGTTAAGGCGGGTATGCCGGTTTCGTTTACCGTATTGTCCGAGCCGGACAATGTGCGTACCGATGAGCTGGATTCGGTCGATCCGGGACTAACCACCATGTCGCAGGGCAGTTACAGTGCTTCTACCGACACCACCTCCACAGCGATTTACTATTACGCGCGTTCCACTGTTCCGAATGCAGACGGCTCTCTGCATATCGGCATGACCACAGAAAACACCATTACCGTCAAAGAATCGAAAAACGTCTTGAGCGTGCCGACTCTTGCCGTCAAACAACAAAACGGCAAACGCTTCGTGCGTGTGTTAAACGAAAACCGCGAGCCGGTTGAAAAAGAAATCACCGTCGGCTTGAGCGACGGCACGAATACCGAAGTAACGGGCGGTTTGAACGAGGGCGAACACGTCATCGTTTCCGAAGCCGATCCTTCGCAACCTCCGGCCAACATGAGGGGGCCGAGACCGCGTATGTAA
- a CDS encoding MacB family efflux pump subunit has product MSLIECKNINRYFGSGENRVHVLKDVSLSVEKGDFVAIIGQSGSGKSTLMNILGCLDTATDGSYKIDGTETSKMEADELAALRRKRFGFIFQRYNLLSSLSARDNVALPAVYMGMDQKERNERAEKLLRDLGLEGKEGNKPSELSGGQQQRVSIARALMNGGEIIFADEPTGALDTASGQNVMEILHNLHAQGHTIIMVTHDPGIAANANRVIEIRDGEIIADTSKNSQIPPSRVKAVEEKTSWTFYKDQFMESFRMSVQAILAHKMRSLLTMLGIIIGITSVVSVVALGNGSQKKILEDISSIGTNTISIYPGSGFGDRRSGRVRTLTVADSDAIAKQSYVASVTPMTSQNATLTYRNIDASAQLYGAGEQYFDVRGIKLAQGRFFDENDVKNSNSVVVIDDNTKNKLFADGTNPLGKTVLFNKRPLQIIGVSKKDDSPFGGGDNLGMWSPYTTVINKISGQRFISSITVKVKDDVSSAAAENGLTALLTARHGKKDFFTQNSDSIKKTIESTTGTMKLLISSIALISLVVGGIGVMNIMLVSVTERTKEIGIRMAIGARQGNLLQQFLIEAVMICLIGGLTGVLLSAAIGVVFNHFVTDFPMAFSTFSIIAAVLSSSVIGVMFGFMPARRASKLNPIDALAQD; this is encoded by the coding sequence ATGAGCTTAATCGAATGTAAAAACATCAACCGCTATTTCGGCAGCGGCGAAAACCGCGTCCACGTTTTAAAAGACGTGAGCCTGTCGGTAGAAAAAGGCGATTTTGTCGCCATTATCGGCCAGTCGGGTTCGGGCAAATCAACCCTGATGAATATCTTGGGCTGTCTCGATACCGCCACCGACGGCTCCTACAAAATCGACGGCACCGAAACCTCGAAGATGGAGGCGGACGAGCTGGCCGCCTTGAGGCGCAAGCGTTTCGGCTTTATTTTCCAACGCTACAACCTGTTAAGCTCGTTGAGTGCGCGCGACAACGTCGCCCTGCCGGCCGTGTATATGGGCATGGATCAGAAAGAGCGTAACGAGCGTGCGGAAAAACTGCTGCGCGATTTAGGTTTGGAAGGCAAAGAGGGCAATAAGCCGAGCGAGCTTTCAGGCGGCCAGCAGCAGCGCGTGTCGATCGCACGCGCACTGATGAACGGCGGCGAAATCATTTTTGCCGACGAACCGACCGGCGCACTCGACACCGCCAGCGGTCAGAACGTGATGGAGATTCTGCACAATCTGCACGCGCAAGGGCACACCATCATCATGGTAACGCACGATCCGGGCATTGCAGCCAACGCCAACCGCGTGATTGAAATCCGCGACGGCGAAATCATCGCCGATACCAGCAAAAACAGCCAAATTCCGCCGAGCCGTGTGAAAGCCGTGGAAGAAAAAACCTCATGGACTTTTTACAAAGACCAGTTTATGGAATCGTTCCGCATGTCGGTACAGGCGATTTTGGCGCACAAAATGCGCTCGCTGCTGACCATGCTCGGCATCATCATCGGCATTACCTCGGTGGTATCGGTGGTGGCTTTGGGCAACGGTTCGCAGAAAAAAATTCTGGAAGACATCAGCTCAATCGGCACCAACACCATCAGCATTTATCCGGGCAGCGGCTTCGGCGACCGGCGCAGCGGCCGCGTGCGCACGCTTACCGTTGCCGATTCCGATGCGATTGCCAAACAGTCTTATGTTGCCAGTGTCACGCCGATGACCTCGCAAAATGCCACGCTGACCTACCGCAACATCGATGCTTCCGCACAGCTTTACGGCGCGGGCGAGCAATATTTCGACGTGCGCGGCATCAAGTTGGCGCAGGGGCGTTTTTTTGATGAAAACGATGTCAAAAACAGCAATTCCGTAGTGGTAATTGACGACAACACCAAAAACAAACTGTTTGCAGACGGCACCAACCCTTTGGGCAAAACCGTATTGTTCAACAAACGCCCGCTGCAAATCATCGGTGTCTCCAAGAAAGACGACAGCCCGTTCGGCGGGGGAGACAACTTGGGAATGTGGTCGCCCTACACCACCGTCATCAACAAAATCAGCGGCCAGCGTTTTATTAGTTCGATTACCGTCAAAGTCAAAGACGATGTCAGCTCCGCCGCCGCCGAAAACGGCTTGACCGCGCTGCTGACCGCACGCCACGGCAAAAAAGACTTTTTCACGCAAAACAGCGACAGCATCAAGAAGACCATCGAATCCACCACCGGTACCATGAAGCTCCTGATTTCCTCTATCGCCCTGATTTCACTGGTGGTCGGCGGTATCGGTGTGATGAACATCATGCTGGTATCGGTCACCGAGCGTACCAAAGAAATCGGCATACGCATGGCAATCGGCGCACGGCAGGGCAATCTTTTGCAGCAGTTTCTGATTGAAGCCGTGATGATTTGCCTGATTGGCGGCCTGACCGGCGTATTGCTGTCGGCGGCCATCGGCGTGGTATTCAACCATTTTGTCACCGATTTTCCGATGGCGTTTTCCACCTTCTCCATCATCGCCGCAGTATTGAGTTCCAGCGTTATCGGCGTGATGTTCGGCTTCATGCCCGCACGCCGCGCGTCAAAGTTGAACCCGATAGACGCATTGGCGCAGGATTAA